The Streptomyces racemochromogenes DNA segment CGGCCAGTGCGGGACCTGCGTGGTCCGCCTGGACGGCAGGTCCGTCAAGAGCTGCCTGATCCTCACCGCCTCCGCCGCGGGCTCCGAGGTCACCACCATCGAGGGCGTCACCACCCCCGGCGGAGAGCTGACCGGCCTCCAGGAGGCACTGCGCCAGGAGCACGGAACCCAGTGCGGGTTCTGCACGCCCGGCATGGTGATGGCCCTCGGCGAACTCGTCGAGACCGCGCGCGCCGAGGGCGCCGCCGGCGGCCCGCCCCCCACCGAGCCCGAGATCCGCGAATGGCTCACCGGCAACCTGTGCCGCTGCACCGGTTACCACAGCGTCGTCCGGGGCGTGCAGCGCGCCTGCGCCCCCGCCGAACCCGAGGGGCGGTGACCACGATGACCACCACCACCCCCGCACAGGACTCCCAGGAGCCGGCCGGCGTCCTCGGCCGGCCCCTCGACAGCCGGGAGGACCCCGGGCTGCTGCGCGGCGAAGCCACGTACGTCGCGGACATCGACCTGCCCGGCACCGTCCACATGGCCATCCTGGGCAGCCCGGTCGCCCACGCCAGGATCCTCTCCATCGACACCAAGGCCGCCGAGCAGCTCCCGGGCGTCCTGAAGGCGGCCACCGCCGCCGACTTCCCCGACGTGATGCCGCTGCCCTGCATCTGGATACCGGGCGGGGTCGAGAGCCACTTCCCGCCCCACCCCTACGGCCTGCCCGGCGCCCGTCCGGTGCTCACCGGCGACACCGTCCGCCACGTCGGCGACCCGATCGCCGTCGTCGTCGCCGAGACCCCGCGCCAGGCCGCCGCCGCGCTCGCCGCGATCTCCGTCGAGTACGAGCCGCTGCCCGTCGTCACCCGCGCCGACCACGCCCTCGCCGACGGCGCGCCCCAGCTCCACGAGGCCGTCCCCGGCAACCTGAACGCGTACTGGACCTGCGGGGACAAGGACCGCACCGACGCGGCCGTCGCCGCCGCCGAGGTCACCGTCGAGCTGGACCTGGTCAACCAGCGCACCATCAACAGCCCCATCGAGCCGCGCGGAGCCGTCGGCGTGTACGACCCAGCCACCGGCGAGTACACCCTCCACGCCTCCACCCAGGGCCCGCACAACCACCGCTTCCTGCTCTCCGCGCTGGTCCTCGGCATCCCCTTCAACAAGCTCCGGGTGATCGCCCCGACCGTCGGCGGCAGCTTCGGCACCAAGGGCTACCTCTACCCGGACATGGCGCTGGTCCTGCTGCTGTCCAAGGCCCTCGGCGGCCGCCCCGTCAAATGGGTCGACACCCGCACCGGCCTGATGAACTCCACCGTCCAGGGCCGCGACCACCGCCAGCACGTCACCCTCGCCGGCACCCGCGACGGCCGCATCACCGCCGTGCGCTGCACCAGCTACGCCAACCTCGGCGCCTACCCCTCCACCATCGGCCCCGGAGTCGCCACCGCCCTGATGGGACGCTCCATCAGCGGCATGTACGACATCCCCGCCGCCTTCTGCGAGGTGTACGCGGCCTTCACCAACACCGTCCCGCTCGGTGCCCAGCGCGGCAGCGGGCGCGCCGAGGCCGCCT contains these protein-coding regions:
- a CDS encoding (2Fe-2S)-binding protein; its protein translation is MDLTRIELTLHVNGRPEEFAAPPNELLVERLRDGLGLTGTKVGCDTGQCGTCVVRLDGRSVKSCLILTASAAGSEVTTIEGVTTPGGELTGLQEALRQEHGTQCGFCTPGMVMALGELVETARAEGAAGGPPPTEPEIREWLTGNLCRCTGYHSVVRGVQRACAPAEPEGR